The Zalophus californianus isolate mZalCal1 chromosome 7, mZalCal1.pri.v2, whole genome shotgun sequence genome includes a region encoding these proteins:
- the LOC113927419 gene encoding olfactory receptor 2W1-like isoform X1, whose product MDKNNGSSTTDFILLGFSDRPQLERVISGVVFIFYVVTLVGNTTIILVSYLDTQLHTPMYFFLSNLSFLDLCYATSIIPQMLVNLWGPTKSITYAGCVLQFFFALDLGATECLLLAVMAYDRYAAVCQPLHYTVIMHPQLCQKMVLTAWLGGLGSALILCSLTLKLPRCGHWEVDNFFCEMPALIKMACVHSKVMEIIVFALGVIFLLVPLSLILISYVVITQAVVRIKSAARWSKVLNTCASHLTVVTLFYGTLIYMYMKPQNRSSQDEGKFLTLFYTIITPTLNPLIYTLRNKDVKSAVKRILYVEKWSAKS is encoded by the coding sequence ATGGACAAAAACAATGGAAGTTCCACTACAGATTTCATCCTGCTGGGGTTTTCTGATCGGCCCCAATTAGAACGCGTCATCTCTGGGGTTGTCTTCATCTTCTATGTTGTGACTCTGGTAGGAAACACAACCATCATTCTTGTATCTTACCTAGACACCCAGCTCCATACTCCCATGTATTTCTTCTTATCCAATTTGTCTTTTTTGGATCTCTGCTATGCAACTAGCATTATCCCCCAGATGCTGGTAAATCTATGGGGTCCAACAAAGTCTATTACCTATGCAGGGTGTGTGCTCCAGTTCTTCTTTGCCCTTGACCTTGGAGCCACAGAATGTCTTCTCCTGGctgtgatggcctatgaccgctaCGCCGCTGTCTGTCAACCTCTTCACTACACAGTAATAATGCACCCTCAGCTTTGCCAGAAGATGGTGCTCACCGCCTGGTTAGGTGGCCTTGGCAGTGCATTAATTCTTTGCTCCCTGACCTTGAAATTACCAAGATGTGGGCACTGGGAAGTGGATAATTTTTTCTGTGAGATGCCAGCATTGATCAAGATGGCTTGTGTACACTCGAAAGTAATGGAGATCATTGTCTTTGCTCTTGGAGTGATATTTCTTCTAGTACCTCTATCACTAATTCTCATCTCATATGTAGTAATCACTCAAGCAGTCGTGAGGATCAAGTCAGCAGCAAGGTGGAGTAAGGTCCTTAATACATGTGCTTCCCACCTCACAGTAGTAACTCTGTTTTATGGAACACTGATTTACATGTACATGAAGCCACAGAATAGGAGCTCCCAAGATGAGGGGAAGTTCCTCACTCTCTTTTACACCATCATCACACCCACCCTTAACCCTCTGATCTacactttaagaaacaaagatgTAAAGAGTGCAGTAAAGAgaatactgtatgtagaaaaatGGTCAGCCAAATCATGA
- the LOC113927419 gene encoding olfactory receptor 2W1-like isoform X2, giving the protein MDKNNGSSTTDFILLGFSDRPQLERVISGVVFIFYVVTLVGNTTIILVSYLDTQLHTPMYFFLSNLSFLDLCYATSIIPQMLVNLWGPTKSITYAGCVLQFFFALDLGATECLLLAVMAYDRYAAVCQPLHYTVIMHPQLCQKMVLTAWLGGLGSALILCSLTLKLPRCGHWEVDNFFCEMPALIKMACVHSKVMEIIVFALGVIFLLVPLSLILISYVVITQAVVRIKSAARWSKVLNTCASHLTVVTLFYGTLIYMYMKPQNRSSQDEGKFLTLFYTIITPTLNPLIYTLRNKDVKSAVKRILT; this is encoded by the coding sequence ATGGACAAAAACAATGGAAGTTCCACTACAGATTTCATCCTGCTGGGGTTTTCTGATCGGCCCCAATTAGAACGCGTCATCTCTGGGGTTGTCTTCATCTTCTATGTTGTGACTCTGGTAGGAAACACAACCATCATTCTTGTATCTTACCTAGACACCCAGCTCCATACTCCCATGTATTTCTTCTTATCCAATTTGTCTTTTTTGGATCTCTGCTATGCAACTAGCATTATCCCCCAGATGCTGGTAAATCTATGGGGTCCAACAAAGTCTATTACCTATGCAGGGTGTGTGCTCCAGTTCTTCTTTGCCCTTGACCTTGGAGCCACAGAATGTCTTCTCCTGGctgtgatggcctatgaccgctaCGCCGCTGTCTGTCAACCTCTTCACTACACAGTAATAATGCACCCTCAGCTTTGCCAGAAGATGGTGCTCACCGCCTGGTTAGGTGGCCTTGGCAGTGCATTAATTCTTTGCTCCCTGACCTTGAAATTACCAAGATGTGGGCACTGGGAAGTGGATAATTTTTTCTGTGAGATGCCAGCATTGATCAAGATGGCTTGTGTACACTCGAAAGTAATGGAGATCATTGTCTTTGCTCTTGGAGTGATATTTCTTCTAGTACCTCTATCACTAATTCTCATCTCATATGTAGTAATCACTCAAGCAGTCGTGAGGATCAAGTCAGCAGCAAGGTGGAGTAAGGTCCTTAATACATGTGCTTCCCACCTCACAGTAGTAACTCTGTTTTATGGAACACTGATTTACATGTACATGAAGCCACAGAATAGGAGCTCCCAAGATGAGGGGAAGTTCCTCACTCTCTTTTACACCATCATCACACCCACCCTTAACCCTCTGATCTacactttaagaaacaaagatgTAAAGAGTGCAGTAAAGAgaatact